From Trichoderma atroviride chromosome 1, complete sequence, one genomic window encodes:
- a CDS encoding uncharacterized protein (EggNog:ENOG41~TransMembrane:2 (o33-54i582-600o)) — protein sequence MDVEISAGDEAAPASPQQSQPQPPSKSSPMSGGAMNAAAAGAAAAAAAAAAGGISFRRQRASRACETCHARKVRCDAASLGVPCTNCVAFQIECRIPQPKRKKTQTAGGQASKDSDSDRGENTDEQARQTPLSSTATSYSPRPSAPTVSHTADGTPPTSLTEAQARKEEVDNGTYLNIVMKPKFTRAPITDAGRVAYLGESSNLTLLVHDRQGSADVVHYPLPENVRGSRARLTELDNVEIDILHQRGAFLLPPRSLCDELIDAYFQWVHPIVPVINRTRFMRQYRDPKNPPSLLLLQAVLLAGSRVCQNAQLMDANGSTTPAALTFYKRAKALYDANYEDDRVTIVQSLLLMGWYWEGPEDVTKNVFYWSRVATIVAQGSGMHRSVERSQLSKSDKRLWKRIWWTLFTRDRSVAVALGRPVHINLDDSDVEMLTEDDFIEDESDRGSEFPPDPIHVQFFLQYVKLCEIMGLVLSQQYSVASKGRQRNAIDLTHSDMALADWLQNCPKIVYWEMPRHHFWSALLHSNYYTTLCLLHRAHMPPSGSPRFPNDTPYPSRNIAFQAAAMITSIVDNLAAHNQLRYCPAFIVYSLFSALIMHVYQMRSPVPSIQQVTQDRMRSCMQAMKEVSRVWLVGKMVYTLFESIIGNKNLEERLQKAGGKRHRKIQQSMAQLEQMNRQDASKRKYDDMAIDFMSNTPTPQESYERSRPQTPSAAKAENAGNVNQRSSAASPNVRQTGADTFMGGTNSRPQTRPATPFNPSFSVPATPPDLYLVTRNSPNISQSLWENFQPDQLFPESSSMPAFPNLSPPQTHQGLDQSAMNQVPGGGMGVGMQANQYRGSAPGSIMQMSGFQGQSNLWQAGFDGGLQDGQSPDSWGTSSAQGQPAPATLNVEDWFQFFGINGDMSNVNLDMSLG from the exons ATGGACGTCGAAATATCTGCCGGCGACGAGGCGGCGCCAGCGAGTCCGCAGCAATCGCAGCCGCAACCGCCATCCAAGTCATCTCCGATGTCTGGTGGTGCCATGAacgcggcggcggccggggcggcagcagcagcagcagcagcagcagccggcgGCATAAGCTTTAGGAG GCAACGAGCGTCACGAGCATGCGAG ACATGTCACGCCCGAAAG GTCCGATGCGACGCAGCCAGCCTTGGTGTGCCTTGCACCAACTGCGTTGCTTTTCAGATCGAGTGTCGGATTCCCCAGCCGAAACGCAAGAAGACCCAGACCGCTGGGggccaagcaagcaaagattCCGACAG TGACCGTGGCGAGAATACCGATGAGCAGGCACGGCAGACGCCTCTCAGCAGCACCGCCACCTCTTATTCCCCAAGGCCTTCAGCTCCTACCGTATCGCATACCGCGGATGGAACGCCGCCCACGTCTCTCAcagaagcccaagcccgCAAAGAAGAGGTCGATAATGGCACATATTTGAATATAGTTATGAAGCCCAAGTTCACACGAGCTCCCATTACCGACGCAGGCCGTGTTGCATACCTCGGCGAATCATCAAATCTCACTCTCCTTGTGCACGACCGCCAGGGTTCTGCAGATGTGGTTCACTATCCGCTGCCTGAGAATGTCAGAGGCTCGCGAGCTAGGCTGACCGAGCTCGATAATGTCGAGATTGACATTCTTCACCAGCGTGGCGCCTTTCTACTACCTCCGCGGTCATTGTGTGATGAGCTGATTGACGCTTATTTTCAATGGGTTCACCCTATTGTCCCCGTCATCAACCGTACTCGCTTTATGAGGCAATATCGAGACCCCAAAAACCCGCCTTCGCTTCTCCTCCTACAGGCCGTTCTCCTGGCTGGTTCCCGAGTTTGCCAAAACGCACAGCTCATGGACGCAAATGGCTCGACAACCCCGGCTGCCCTGACTTTCTATAAACGCGCCAAGGCCCTTTATGACGCCAATTACGAAGACGACCGCGTCACTATTGTCCAGTCTCTCCTTCTCATGGGATGGTACTGGGAGGGACCTGAGGATGTCACCAAAAACGTCTTTTATTGGAGCCGCGTTGCCACCATTGTTGCTCAAGGGTCGGGCATGCATCGATCCGTTGAGCGGTCTCAGCTGAGCAAATCTGATAAGCGGCTCTGGAAGCGCATTTGGTGGACCCTTTTCACTCGTGATCGATCCGTCGCTGTTGCTCTTGGCCGTCCTGTTCACATCAACCTCGACGACTCTGACGTTGAGATGTTGACTGAGGACGACTTCATTGAAGACGAGTCTGACCGGGGTAGCGAGTTCCCACCAGATCCGATCCATGTGCAGTTCTTCCTGCAGTACGTCAAACTCTGCGAGATTATGGGGCTTGTCCTATCACAGCAGTACTCGGTGGCCTCCAAAGGAAGGCAACGAAATGCCATCGACCTGACTCACAGCGATATGGCCTTGGCTGATTGGCTTCAGAATTGCCCCAAGATCGTCTATTGGGAAATGCCTCGCCATCATTTCTGGTCTGCCCTTCTTCACTCCAACTACTATACAACTTTGTGTCTCTTGCACCGAGCACATATGCCACCAAGCGGCTCACCTCGATTTCCCAATGATACCCCATATCCATCAAGAAATATTGCTTTCCAGGCCGCAGCCATGATTACTTCGATAGTTGATAACTTGGCGGCGCATAATCAGCTTCGCTACTGCCCTGCCTTCATTGTGTACAGCCTATTCTCAGCCCTAATCATGCACGTTTATCAAATGCGCTCTCCTGTACCATCTATACAACAGGTAACGCAGGATAGGATGCGCAGCTGTATGCAGGCTATGAAGGAAGTTTCGCGTGTCTGGCTTGTGGGAAAGATGGTCTATACTCTTTTTGAATCCATCATTGGCAATAAGAATCTGGAAGAGCGTTTACAAAAAGCAGGTGGCAAGCGGCATCGGAAGATACAGCAAAGCATGGCCCAGCTTGAGCAGATGAACAGGCAAGACGCATCCAAGCGAAAATACGACGATATGGCCATCGACTTCATGAGCAATACGCCAACGCCACAAGAGTCGTACGAAAGATCTAGGCCGCAAACCCCCAGCGcggccaaggctgagaaCGCCGGCAACGTCAACCAACGATCGTCCGCAGCATCTCCAAATGTTCGTCAAACTGGGGCAGACACATTTATGGGCGGCACAAACTCGAGGCCTCAGACAAGGCCTGCAACACCATTCAACCCTTCGTTTTCTGTCCCAGCAACTCCCCCAGACTTATACTTGGTCACCCGCAACTCACCAAATATATCACAATCTCTATGGGAGAACTTCCAGCCTGACCAACTATTCCCCGAAAGTTCAAGTATGCCAGCATTTCCCAACCTCTCACCCCCTCAGACACACCAAGGTCTAGATCAGAGTGCGATGAATCAAGTGCCGGGGGGCGGCATGGGGGTGGGCATGCAGGCCAATCAGTATAGAGGCTCCGCCCCGGGCAGTATCATGCAGATGTCTGGATTCCAGGGACAGTCTAATTTGTGGCAAGCTGGCTTTGATGGTGGACTTCAGGATGGCCAGAGTCCTGATAGCTGGGGCACAAGCTCTGCGCAAGGACAGCCCGCGCCAGCAACTCTAAACGTTGAAGATTG GTTCCAATTCTTTGGCATTAATGGAGATATGAGCAACGTAAATTTAGACATGTCATTGGGCTGA
- a CDS encoding uncharacterized protein (TransMembrane:1 (i21-43o)), whose translation MPNNRTASWLRWIFGMGERRKLGDVALDIVLFAGMMTAGLYVARTFLNPILSNLVDPDKEKHEQAKRQAKAHLDRLSRRRHIDGIGDNGADGARGSARVEELVLNEYENLIALEMVAPDDIHVGFDDIGGLDMIIEELKESVIYPLTMPHLYQHAASLLSAPSGVLLYGPPGCGKTMLAKALAKESGASFINLHISTLTEKWYGDSNKIVRAVFSLARKMQPAIVFIDEIDAVLGTRRSGEHEASGMVKAEFMTLWDGLTSSNSSGIPAQIVVLGATNRIHDIDEAILRRMPKKFPITLPASEQRRRILQLILKDAKVDAEHFDLDHVSKLTAGMSGSDIKEACRDAAMAPVREYMRQHGRDGSKRPVDPAHFRGIRTDDFLKHSTDQYMIEVLQQRQSGSNNILANDVLAEIDETFVEPQD comes from the exons ATGCCCAACAACCGCACGGCCTCGTGGCTGCGCTGGATATTCGGAATGGGTGAGCGTCGAAAACTAGGGGATGTCGCCCTAGACATTGTCCTTTTTGCTGGCATG ATGACAGCTGGTCTCTACGTTGCTCGCACGTTTCTGAATCCCATCTTGAGCAACCTGGTAGATCCTGATAAAGAAAAGCACGAGCAGGCGAAGCGCCAGGCCAAAGCCCACCTTGATCGCTTAAGTCGAAGGCGACATATTGATGGCATTGGAGATAACGGGGCTGATGGCGCTCGTGGAAGCGCGCGAGTTGAAGAACTAGTCCTGAACGAATACGAAAATCTAATAGCACTAGAAATGGTGGCGCCGGACGATATTCATGTCGGCTTTGACG ATATTGGCGGTCTGGATATGATCATTGAGGAACTGAAAGAATCTGTCATCTATCCATTGACGATGCCCCATCTCTACCAGCATGCCGCTTCGTTACTGTCTGCACCGTCTGGCGTTTTGCTATATGGACCGCCTGGTTGCGGCAAGACGATGCTGGCCAAAGCTCTTGCCAAGGAGAGCGGCGCATCATTTATCAACCTGCATATATCAACGCTCACAGAGAAGTGGTACGGCGATTCCAACAAGATAGTCAGGGCCGTTTTCTCCTTGGCTCGCAAGATGCAACCGGCCATTGTATTCAtcgatgagattgatgcCGTTTTGGGCACACGGAGAAGTGGCGAACATGAGGCCAGCGGCATGGTGAAAGCTGA ATTCATGACGTTGTGGGATGGATTGACATCAAGCAACTCCTCTGGTATACCAGCGCAGATAGTTGTGCTTGGCGCCACCAATCGCATACACGACATTGATGAAGCAATTCTCCGACGAATGCCCAAAAAATTCCCCATCACGCTACCTGCTTCGGAGCAAAGACGCCGAATCCTACAACTGATCCTGAAAGACGCCAAGGTGGATGCTGAACATTTTGACTTGGATCATGTGTCTAAACTCACCGCCGGCATGTCGGGAAGTGACATCAAAGAGGCTTGTCGCGATGCCGCTATGGCTCCTGTGCGAGAATATATGCGACAGCATGGCCGTGATGGCTCTAAAAGACCGGTTGACCCAGCTCATTTCCGTGGAATCAGGACTGATGACTTTCTTAAACACTCAACTGATCAATATATGATAGAAGTGCTTCAGCAACGACAGAGCGGGTCTAACAACATTCTAGCAAATGATGTGCTCGCAGAGATTGACGAGACATTTGTTGAGCCCCAAGACTGA
- a CDS encoding uncharacterized protein (BUSCO:EOG092D28EY~TransMembrane:10 (i97-119o766-784i814-837o865-887i894-913o933-964i985-1004o1016-1034i1046-1065o1071-1089i)): protein MKRRSPSIDVGGKSSLELQNPDAELEHRLNGLIPRQSSTQDRQPNGLYSTKANGHQHPSSHAAVASFSPLSLPISSHSMTTTKKPPLASLGARNRSLWFMSVLSFFVATAGVGLLVAIFRSLTTRQIEPKGCRMSYMRPSYIHFSEFDTEHTRFASKYSLYLYREQGIDSGQLRGIPVLFIPGNAGSYKQVRPIAAEAANYFHDYLQHDHSQLDSGIRSLDFFTVDFNEDITAFHGQTLLDQAEYLNEAVRYILALYSEPQRASRDSHLPDPTSVLILGHSMGGVVARAMLVQPNYQENSINTIITMSAPHARPPVTFDGRIVQIYDEINDYWRRAYTQKWASNNPLWHVTLVSIAGGNLDTVVPSDYASIESLVPETHGFTVFTSGIPTVWTSMDHQAILWCDQFRKVLAQTLYGVIDVHRASQTKPRAQRMRVFKKKLLTGMETIAEKTLSLKEPTTLLTLDDSSSTVVPTGDRLVLSHLGSETRPMAYLLPVPPPGSLEPKRFTLLTDIQLNTPADNSQLQVLLCSVYPFQSTGVNSIFSSAIDVSRNGTTPTKLACKDAASDTVLLPASTTDIETPFYLDGQTPIYPFSYLQYDAEYLSDHQFVVVIDRATEVINGFVTAEFSDLSSFQKREDISLIRLLTFGLSFRLPAIRPIVTAIDIPALKSSLMAFNMKISQQCSGKQQLFAPLIRQYIQKPYESKYFVNAQVTGISFHGVAPYMPPPLTLSSGDGLAFDIWSDPVCGGPLEIDLYVDVLGSLGKLYMRYRTVFAAFPLLIVTLVLRKQFSVYNTSGTFISFSESLDLSMRQSIPLLLSALTLLSISPRGVTTFLATLVGSNQANSNLSPNIGFHGNDLLVGTDDPFFIYLVPLIGVVCIGVCTVLHYILLALTRILGVAYAVFSVLPAINSNQAPSPSPVFAPSTPRRRVISTIILLFLVSTFIPYQFAYLVACLVQILTVVRALRIYVVTPSTANSNYYHYSHSILLLMMWVLPINLPILAVWVRNLAVHWLTPFSSHHNVLSIMPFILLVENLTTGKMVPQITSGLRHITSGLLFGTALCAAIYGVSHAYMLHYLVNVVAAWLVILHSSSEPWSLMSFGTLFEGDTDGPKHISGSH from the exons ATGAAGAGGCGCTCGCCGTCTATTGATGTCGGTGGTAAATCCTCCCTCGAGCTGCAAAATCCAGATGCCGAGCTAGAACACCGCCTCAATGGCTTAATACCCCGTCAATCCTCGACCCAGGACAGGCAACCGAACGGCCTCTATTCGACCAAGGCGAATGGCCACCAGCACCCTTCCAGCCATGCAGCAGTCGCATCCTTTTCACCACTATCGCTCCCTATCTCGTCGCACAGTATGACCACAACCAAGAAGCCTCCCCTGGCGAGCTTGGGGGCGCGCAATCGTAGCCTTTGGTTCATGTCTGTCCTGTCCTTTTTTGTTGCTACAGCTGGCGTTGGCCTCTTGGTCGCCATCTTCCGGTCCCTCACTACTCGCCAGATTGAGCCGAAAGGATGCCGAATGTCATACATGCGGCCTTCTTACATTCACTTTTCCGAGTTTGATACCGAACACACCCGGTTCGCAAGCAAATACTCTCTATATCTCTATCGCGAACAGGGAATCGATAGCGGTCAA CTGCGCGGAATCcccgtcctcttcatcccagGTAATGCTGGAAGTTACAAGCAAGTCCGACCAATTGCCGCAGAGGCTGCCAATTATTTCCATGACTATCTCCAGCATGACCACAGCCAGTTGGACTCTGGCATACGGAGCCTCGATTTTTTCACCGTTGATTTCAACGAGGATATAACAGCATTCCATGGCCAAACTCTTCTTGATCAAGCTGAATATCTCAATGAGGCCGTTCGATATATACTTGCACTATATTCTGAGCCGCAGAGAGCTTCTCGCGATTCGCATCTACCGGATCCTACATCCGTACTTATCCTGGGGCATTCAATGGGGGGAGTTGTTGCAAGAGCAATGCTAGTTCAACCGAATTACCAGGAAAATTCGATCAATACTATAATTACAATGTCAGCGCCGCATGCACGCCCCCCAGTTACCTTTGATGGTCGAATTGTTCAGATTTACGACGAAATAAACGACTATTGGCGGCGTGCATATACACAAAAATGGGCCAGCAATAATCCGCTGTGGCACGTCACATTGGTGTCCATTGCTGGTGGGAATTTGGATACTGTTGTGCCGTCTGATTATGCTAGCATTGAGTCACTTGTGCCTGAAACCCACGGATTCACTGTTTTTACGTCAGGCATTCCAACGGTGTGGACAAGTATGGATCATCAAGCCATTCTCTGGTGTGACCAATTCCGAAAAGTCCTGGCTCAGACTTTATATGGTGTCATCGACGTGCATCGAGCCTCTCAAACGAAACCCCGAGCGCAAAGGATGAGAGTCTTTAAAAAGAAGCTCTTGACTGGTATGGAGACGATTGCCGAGAAGACTCTATCTTTGAAGGAACCTACAACACTCCTTACCTTGGACGACTCGTCTAGTACAGTAGTGCCAACAGGTGATCGATTGGTTCTTTCGCACCTGGGTTCTGAGACACGACCGATGGCTTACCTTCTTCCTGTACCGCCTCCTGGATCACTCGAACCCAAGCGCTTTACGTTATTGACTGATATCCAACTGAATACACCTGCAGACAATAGTCAGCTGCAAGTCCTCTTGTGCAGCGTTTACCCTTTTCAGTCTACGGGCGTCAATTCAATATTCTCCTCCGCCATAGATGTATCGAGAAATGGTACGACGCCAACAAAGCTAGCATGTAAGGATGCTGCATCCGACACGGTCCTTCTcccagcttcaacaacgGATATAGAGACTCCTTTCTACCTGGACGGACAAACACCGATATATCCCTTTTCATATCTACAATACGATGCTGAATATCTCTCTGATCACCAGTTTGTCGTCGTTATCGACAGGGCTACAGAAGTTATCAATGGCTTTGTCACTGCGGAGTTCAGTGACCTCTCGTCTTTTCAGAAGAGGGAGGACATAAGCCTTATCCGTCTTCTCACATTTGGTCTCTCTTTTCGGCTCCCAGCTATTCGCCCTATTGTTACGGCCATTGACATACCGGCTCTCAAGTCAAGTTTAATGGCTTTTAATATGAAGATTAGCCAACAATGTAGCGGAAAGCAACAGTTGTTTGCGCCGCTAATCCGCCAATATATTCAAAAACCTTATGAGTCAAAGTATTTTGTTAACGCTCAAGTAACTGGAATCAGCTTCCATGGGGTGGCTCCTTACATGCCCCCTCCGTTAACTTTATCGAGTGGCGACGGCCTTGCTTTTGACATCTGGTCTGACCCCGTTTGTGGTGGTCCTTTGGAGATTGATCTCTATGTGGACGTGCTGGGAAGCCTCGGAAAGCTATACATGAGATATCGTACCGTCTTTGCGGCCTTTCCGTTGCTCATCGTCACGCTGGTGCTTCGGAAGCAATTCAGTGTTTATAACACGTCTGGCACgtttatttccttttctgaAAGCCTGGACCTGTCTATGCGGCAGTCGATTCCGCTTTTGCTTTCTGCTCTAACTTTGCTTTCTATTTCCCCCAGAGGAGTTACAACTTTTCTCGCCACGCTTGTGGGTAGCAATCAGGCCAATTCAAATCTTTCTCCAAACATCGGCTTTCACGGAAATGACCTCCTTGTTGGCACAGACGACCCCTTCTTCATATACCTTGTACCACTCATTGGCGTCGTATGCATCGGGGTCTGCACTGTTCTTCATTATATTCTTCTGGCATTGACAAGAATCCTTGGTGTCGCATACGCTGTGTTTTCGGTGCTGCCGGCAATCAACAGCAACCAGGCTCCAAGCCCATCACCGGTGTTTGCACCATCAACCCCACGGCGGCGGGTAATATCGACCATAATTCTATTATTCTTAGTTTCGACTTTCATTCCGTATCAATTTGCATACTTGGTCGCTTGTCTTGTACAGATTCTCACCGTTGTTCGCGCTCTTCGCATATATGTCGTCACACCTTCAACAGCCAACTCCAACTATTACCACTATTCTCATTCTATTCTTTTGCTAATGATGTGGGTTCTCCCGATCAATTTGCCTATTCTAGCGGTCTGGGTCCGCAACCTCGCCGTCCACTGGCTCACGCCATTTTCTTCGCATCACAATGTGCTGTCAATAATGCCTTTCATATTATTGGTAGAGAACTTGACAACAGGGAAAATGGTTCCCCAAATTACAAGTGGTTTACGCCATATTACCAGCGGGCTCCTTTTTGGTACGGCGCTTTGTGCTGCAATCTATGGCGTTTCCCATGCATACATGCTCCATTACTTGGTTAATGTGgtggctgcttggctggTCATTCTTCACTCTTCTTCAGAGCCATGGTCTTTGATGAGTTTCGGCACTCTTTTCGAAGGAGATACAGATGGACCGAAACACATCAGTGGTTCACATTGA
- a CDS encoding uncharacterized protein (TransMembrane:9 (o485-503i533-556o584-606i613-632o652-683i704-723o735-753i765-784o790-808i)), producing the protein MGGVVARAMLVQPNYQENSINTIITMSAPHARPPVTFDGRIVQIYDEINDYWRRAYTQKWASNNPLWHVTLVSIAGGNLDTVVPSDYASIESLVPETHGFTVFTSGIPTVWTSMDHQAILWCDQFRKVLAQTLYGVIDVHRASQTKPRAQRMRVFKKKLLTGMETIAEKTLSLKEPTTLLTLDDSSSTVVPTGDRLVLSHLGSETRPMAYLLPVPPPGSLEPKRFTLLTDIQLNTPADNSQLQVLLCSVYPFQSTGVNSIFSSAIDVSRNGTTPTKLACKDAASDTVLLPASTTDIETPFYLDGQTPIYPFSYLQYDAEYLSDHQFVVVIDRATEVINGFVTAEFSDLSSFQKREDISLIRLLTFGLSFRLPAIRPIVTAIDIPALKSSLMAFNMKISQQCSGKQQLFAPLIRQYIQKPYESKYFVNAQVTGISFHGVAPYMPPPLTLSSGDGLAFDIWSDPVCGGPLEIDLYVDVLGSLGKLYMRYRTVFAAFPLLIVTLVLRKQFSVYNTSGTFISFSESLDLSMRQSIPLLLSALTLLSISPRGVTTFLATLVGSNQANSNLSPNIGFHGNDLLVGTDDPFFIYLVPLIGVVCIGVCTVLHYILLALTRILGVAYAVFSVLPAINSNQAPSPSPVFAPSTPRRRVISTIILLFLVSTFIPYQFAYLVACLVQILTVVRALRIYVVTPSTANSNYYHYSHSILLLMMWVLPINLPILAVWVRNLAVHWLTPFSSHHNVLSIMPFILLVENLTTGKMVPQITSGLRHITSGLLFGTALCAAIYGVSHAYMLHYLVNVVAAWLVILHSSSEPWSLMSFGTLFEGDTDGPKHISGSH; encoded by the coding sequence ATGGGGGGAGTTGTTGCAAGAGCAATGCTAGTTCAACCGAATTACCAGGAAAATTCGATCAATACTATAATTACAATGTCAGCGCCGCATGCACGCCCCCCAGTTACCTTTGATGGTCGAATTGTTCAGATTTACGACGAAATAAACGACTATTGGCGGCGTGCATATACACAAAAATGGGCCAGCAATAATCCGCTGTGGCACGTCACATTGGTGTCCATTGCTGGTGGGAATTTGGATACTGTTGTGCCGTCTGATTATGCTAGCATTGAGTCACTTGTGCCTGAAACCCACGGATTCACTGTTTTTACGTCAGGCATTCCAACGGTGTGGACAAGTATGGATCATCAAGCCATTCTCTGGTGTGACCAATTCCGAAAAGTCCTGGCTCAGACTTTATATGGTGTCATCGACGTGCATCGAGCCTCTCAAACGAAACCCCGAGCGCAAAGGATGAGAGTCTTTAAAAAGAAGCTCTTGACTGGTATGGAGACGATTGCCGAGAAGACTCTATCTTTGAAGGAACCTACAACACTCCTTACCTTGGACGACTCGTCTAGTACAGTAGTGCCAACAGGTGATCGATTGGTTCTTTCGCACCTGGGTTCTGAGACACGACCGATGGCTTACCTTCTTCCTGTACCGCCTCCTGGATCACTCGAACCCAAGCGCTTTACGTTATTGACTGATATCCAACTGAATACACCTGCAGACAATAGTCAGCTGCAAGTCCTCTTGTGCAGCGTTTACCCTTTTCAGTCTACGGGCGTCAATTCAATATTCTCCTCCGCCATAGATGTATCGAGAAATGGTACGACGCCAACAAAGCTAGCATGTAAGGATGCTGCATCCGACACGGTCCTTCTcccagcttcaacaacgGATATAGAGACTCCTTTCTACCTGGACGGACAAACACCGATATATCCCTTTTCATATCTACAATACGATGCTGAATATCTCTCTGATCACCAGTTTGTCGTCGTTATCGACAGGGCTACAGAAGTTATCAATGGCTTTGTCACTGCGGAGTTCAGTGACCTCTCGTCTTTTCAGAAGAGGGAGGACATAAGCCTTATCCGTCTTCTCACATTTGGTCTCTCTTTTCGGCTCCCAGCTATTCGCCCTATTGTTACGGCCATTGACATACCGGCTCTCAAGTCAAGTTTAATGGCTTTTAATATGAAGATTAGCCAACAATGTAGCGGAAAGCAACAGTTGTTTGCGCCGCTAATCCGCCAATATATTCAAAAACCTTATGAGTCAAAGTATTTTGTTAACGCTCAAGTAACTGGAATCAGCTTCCATGGGGTGGCTCCTTACATGCCCCCTCCGTTAACTTTATCGAGTGGCGACGGCCTTGCTTTTGACATCTGGTCTGACCCCGTTTGTGGTGGTCCTTTGGAGATTGATCTCTATGTGGACGTGCTGGGAAGCCTCGGAAAGCTATACATGAGATATCGTACCGTCTTTGCGGCCTTTCCGTTGCTCATCGTCACGCTGGTGCTTCGGAAGCAATTCAGTGTTTATAACACGTCTGGCACgtttatttccttttctgaAAGCCTGGACCTGTCTATGCGGCAGTCGATTCCGCTTTTGCTTTCTGCTCTAACTTTGCTTTCTATTTCCCCCAGAGGAGTTACAACTTTTCTCGCCACGCTTGTGGGTAGCAATCAGGCCAATTCAAATCTTTCTCCAAACATCGGCTTTCACGGAAATGACCTCCTTGTTGGCACAGACGACCCCTTCTTCATATACCTTGTACCACTCATTGGCGTCGTATGCATCGGGGTCTGCACTGTTCTTCATTATATTCTTCTGGCATTGACAAGAATCCTTGGTGTCGCATACGCTGTGTTTTCGGTGCTGCCGGCAATCAACAGCAACCAGGCTCCAAGCCCATCACCGGTGTTTGCACCATCAACCCCACGGCGGCGGGTAATATCGACCATAATTCTATTATTCTTAGTTTCGACTTTCATTCCGTATCAATTTGCATACTTGGTCGCTTGTCTTGTACAGATTCTCACCGTTGTTCGCGCTCTTCGCATATATGTCGTCACACCTTCAACAGCCAACTCCAACTATTACCACTATTCTCATTCTATTCTTTTGCTAATGATGTGGGTTCTCCCGATCAATTTGCCTATTCTAGCGGTCTGGGTCCGCAACCTCGCCGTCCACTGGCTCACGCCATTTTCTTCGCATCACAATGTGCTGTCAATAATGCCTTTCATATTATTGGTAGAGAACTTGACAACAGGGAAAATGGTTCCCCAAATTACAAGTGGTTTACGCCATATTACCAGCGGGCTCCTTTTTGGTACGGCGCTTTGTGCTGCAATCTATGGCGTTTCCCATGCATACATGCTCCATTACTTGGTTAATGTGgtggctgcttggctggTCATTCTTCACTCTTCTTCAGAGCCATGGTCTTTGATGAGTTTCGGCACTCTTTTCGAAGGAGATACAGATGGACCGAAACACATCAGTGGTTCACATTGA
- a CDS encoding uncharacterized protein (TransMembrane:4 (i84-103o127-152i173-194o225-242i)): protein MPICIECRYPVKTLWTQYSGADDKSNGHLIRLTVCRKCGNFCDKYVEHDFVVLFIDLVLIKPQVYRHLLHNTLMRDGDRFDPSIIRLGVLLLLFDVYLTWARIEKQTIPSPTPGESKLGPLAEQPIVIQYMFFLILCALSTFAFHLSIRFLTSSVFSPLNMTKLMPRYSRPNSVSTALLVSSSTKLFPILMVIWEYDVPAAARSLGWAVVANNVEALRILLDCKYYVACFLAIAGASVRWAVGQLILISAGLGDVDSIGDSSVAADGKALWALVKYARDWAGRLVVG, encoded by the exons ATGCCTATTTGTATAGAGTGCCGATATCCTGTCAAAACTCTATGGACTCAGTATTCCGGGGCCGATGACAAGTCGAATGGGCACTTGATCCGTCTTACAGTCTGTCGAAAATGTGGCAATTTTTGCGATAAATACGTAGAGCATGACTTTGTCGTGCTCTTCATTGATTTAGTCCTCATCAAACCTCAG GTATATCGCCATCTACTACACAATACTTTAATGCGAGATGGCGATCGCTTCGAC CCTTCTATCATTCGCCTGGGCGTTCTGCTGCTTCTATTTGATGTCTACTTGACATGGGCGCGTATAGAGAAACAAACCATCCCTTCGCCAACTCCTGGAGAGAGCAAATTAGGACCACTCGCTGAACAGCCGATTGTGATTCAGTACATGTTCTTTC TGATCCTCTGTGCTTTGTCAACCTTCGCTTTCCATCTAAGCATCCGCTTCCTTACCTCATCCGTCTTCTCGCCGCTTAACATGACGAAGCTAATGCCACGGTATTCTCGACCAAATTCGGTTTCAACAGCCTTACTTGTTTCTTCCTCGACCAAATTATTTCCAATCTTAATGGTCATCTGGGAATATGATGTGCCCGCTGCTGCCAGATCCCTTGGCTGGGCCGTCGTGGCAAACAATGTGGAGGCTCTCCGCATTCTACTCGATTGCAAATACTATGTTGCCTGCTTCTTAGCGATTGCCGGCGCGTCTGTACGATGGGCTGTGGGCCAGTTGATATTAATCTCGGCTGGACTTGGTGATGTAGACTCCATTGGTGATAGCAGCGTAGCTGCAGACGGCAAAGCTCTTTGGGCCCTTGTGAAGTACGCCAGGGACTGGGCCGGGCGTTTAGTCGTAGGATAG